A window from Gemmatimonadota bacterium encodes these proteins:
- a CDS encoding iron-containing alcohol dehydrogenase codes for MSKDTAFQMGASNLRFGVGTTREIGMDLSDMGLKRVLVITDPNLVDLPPVQTARESLEAEGIEYDLFDRVRVEPTDISFKDAIAVATEGAYEGYVAIGGGSSIDTAKAANLFATYPDDFFAYINAPIGQGKPVPGPVKPLFAIPTTAGTGSETTGVAIMDLSDRHVKTGIAHRYLKPDLAIVDPENTRTMPPSIAAATGLDVLCHALESFTAIPYTERPRPNRPIERPAYQGTNPISDMWALKAIEMTTQYLPRAVRNPDDDKARAQMILAASLAGIGFGNAGVHLCHGMSYPVSGMVRDFKPKGMITDHAIIPHGMSVVLNAPPVFRFTGPARPDRHLRAAQIMGADISNASPDEAGHILADQIVALMKQLEVPNGLSAIGFTESDIPALVEGTLPQHRVTKLSPRPAEAEDLESLFKDAMLAW; via the coding sequence ATGAGCAAAGACACTGCATTTCAAATGGGAGCCTCAAACCTGCGCTTTGGGGTGGGAACAACGCGCGAAATCGGCATGGACCTGTCCGACATGGGTCTTAAGCGCGTCCTCGTCATCACCGACCCCAACCTCGTCGATCTGCCCCCCGTTCAAACCGCGAGAGAGAGCCTGGAAGCCGAAGGCATAGAATACGATCTGTTCGATCGCGTACGCGTGGAACCCACAGATATATCTTTCAAAGACGCCATTGCAGTCGCCACAGAAGGCGCTTACGAAGGCTATGTCGCCATTGGGGGCGGTTCATCTATCGACACGGCAAAAGCAGCCAATCTATTTGCAACCTATCCCGACGACTTCTTCGCCTATATCAATGCACCCATCGGCCAAGGCAAACCCGTTCCCGGCCCCGTCAAACCCCTCTTTGCCATTCCCACCACAGCCGGTACGGGAAGCGAAACCACGGGCGTAGCCATTATGGACCTCTCTGACCGCCACGTCAAAACCGGCATTGCACACCGCTATCTCAAACCCGACCTCGCCATTGTCGATCCCGAAAACACGCGCACCATGCCGCCTTCCATCGCGGCGGCAACTGGCCTCGACGTCCTTTGCCACGCCCTCGAGTCCTTCACCGCCATCCCCTATACCGAACGCCCCAGACCCAATCGCCCAATCGAACGCCCCGCCTATCAGGGCACCAATCCCATTTCCGACATGTGGGCACTCAAAGCCATAGAAATGACCACGCAATATCTGCCTCGCGCGGTCCGCAATCCCGATGACGACAAAGCCCGCGCGCAAATGATCCTCGCCGCATCGCTCGCAGGCATCGGCTTTGGCAATGCCGGCGTTCACCTCTGCCACGGCATGTCGTATCCCGTCTCAGGTATGGTGCGAGACTTCAAACCCAAAGGCATGATCACGGACCACGCCATCATCCCACACGGCATGTCCGTCGTCCTCAACGCCCCTCCCGTCTTCCGATTCACAGGCCCCGCGCGGCCAGACCGCCACCTTCGGGCTGCACAGATCATGGGCGCAGATATCTCCAACGCATCTCCCGACGAAGCGGGCCACATCCTCGCCGATCAAATCGTCGCCCTTATGAAGCAGCTCGAAGTGCCCAATGGTCTGTCAGCAATCGGATTCACCGAAAGCGACATCCCCGCACTCGTCGAAGGCACCCTCCCCCAACACCGAGTCACCAAACTCTCACCGCGTCCCGCAGAAGCCGAAGACCTGGAGAGCCTGTTCAAAGATGCAATGCTCGCATGGTAA
- a CDS encoding substrate-binding domain-containing protein has product MNRILISLTLMLFIACGSEQTAPEKTTIAVIPKGTTHEFWKSIHAGAVKAQRELDIEIIWKGPLKEDDREDQIALIENFISRGVSGIVLAPLDDTALRIPVANAVRSGIPVVIIDSGLQSEDFVSFVATDNYRGGRLAGADMAQRLNQKGKIIMLRYQEGSASTMKREQGFLDAIGEHSDIEITSSNQHGGATTESAYQASENLLAPLKDANGKLTIQGIFCPNESTTFGMLRALQDAGLAGSVIFIGFDSSEKLVEALENDQIHGLVLQNPFRMGYLGVKTIVAHLQNQPVEKRVDTGVALVTKDNMNDPDIKDVLTPDLDKWLK; this is encoded by the coding sequence ATGAATCGCATCTTAATCTCATTGACCCTCATGCTCTTCATCGCTTGTGGGAGTGAACAAACCGCCCCGGAAAAAACGACCATTGCCGTCATCCCCAAAGGCACAACTCACGAGTTCTGGAAATCGATTCACGCAGGCGCAGTCAAAGCGCAGCGCGAGTTAGACATAGAAATAATATGGAAAGGCCCGCTCAAGGAAGACGATCGCGAAGACCAGATCGCACTGATCGAAAACTTCATCTCTCGCGGCGTTTCGGGCATTGTGCTCGCGCCCCTCGACGACACCGCCCTTCGCATACCCGTCGCCAATGCCGTACGCAGCGGTATCCCGGTCGTCATCATCGACTCGGGCCTTCAAAGCGAGGACTTCGTCTCCTTTGTCGCCACCGACAATTATCGCGGAGGACGCCTCGCAGGTGCTGACATGGCCCAACGCCTGAACCAAAAGGGCAAAATCATCATGCTGCGCTACCAGGAAGGTTCTGCCAGCACAATGAAACGCGAACAGGGATTTCTCGACGCAATTGGCGAGCATTCAGACATCGAAATCACCTCATCAAATCAACACGGCGGTGCCACTACCGAAAGCGCGTATCAGGCCAGCGAAAACTTGCTCGCCCCCTTGAAAGATGCAAACGGCAAACTCACCATCCAGGGCATCTTCTGCCCCAACGAATCCACCACATTTGGCATGCTGCGCGCCCTGCAAGACGCGGGCCTCGCCGGCAGTGTCATATTCATCGGCTTTGACAGCTCGGAAAAACTCGTCGAAGCCCTCGAAAACGACCAGATCCACGGGCTTGTACTGCAAAACCCCTTTAGAATGGGCTACCTCGGCGTCAAAACCATAGTAGCACACCTCCAAAACCAACCCGTTGAAAAGCGCGTTGACACCGGCGTTGCCCTCGTCACCAAAGACAACATGAACGATCCTGACATCAAAGATGTATTAACCCCCGATCTGGATAAATGGCTGAAATAA
- a CDS encoding acyloxyacyl hydrolase, with protein sequence MYANTKIILLAVLIAICCPVNTYCQEAHIGFGLGTGVAFPMMNQTEFPCDLIDVLFFDEACHISFPLASTQMGPVVNGEFFIGDEQVDLVLHGSFFSMPQRYVQNTLESRIFNSGGWLSSFLLEFRYKILANKPFAPYWNAGLGAFYFRPNDHRNLSSDLYFHILVGIGSEFAFQRKDVRFFTEIRFQFMPFRVEKENIADEITGTVNFTFGCRFWLSSN encoded by the coding sequence ATGTACGCAAATACAAAAATAATTCTTTTGGCGGTGTTGATCGCAATATGCTGTCCTGTAAACACGTATTGCCAGGAAGCCCATATCGGATTTGGATTGGGGACGGGTGTTGCATTTCCCATGATGAATCAAACCGAATTTCCATGCGACCTGATAGATGTATTATTCTTTGATGAAGCCTGCCATATCTCTTTCCCTCTCGCCAGTACCCAGATGGGACCTGTTGTAAATGGTGAGTTCTTTATCGGGGATGAACAGGTAGATCTGGTTTTACACGGATCTTTCTTTTCCATGCCGCAAAGATATGTGCAGAATACCCTGGAATCCCGTATATTTAATTCTGGAGGTTGGTTAAGTTCATTTCTCCTTGAATTTAGATATAAAATTTTAGCCAATAAGCCATTTGCACCGTATTGGAACGCTGGGCTGGGAGCTTTTTATTTTCGTCCCAACGATCATCGCAATCTATCCTCAGACCTGTATTTTCATATCTTAGTCGGGATAGGCAGCGAATTTGCCTTCCAAAGAAAAGATGTTCGCTTTTTCACTGAAATCCGTTTTCAATTTATGCCTTTTCGGGTTGAAAAAGAAAATATTGCCGACGAAATAACAGGCACAGTAAATTTTACTTTTGGATGTCGATTTTGGCTTTCTTCCAACTGA
- a CDS encoding sodium:solute symporter family protein, whose amino-acid sequence MDAKLIWLFAFVGLYWAYCLFWGVRGAISSRTSTDYFVAGRTIGLWVFVLAATATSFSGWTFVGHPGKILIDGLPYAFASFYALTIPFTGVLFLRRQWIVGRAFEHITPGEMYTTYYGGNAMRLLTVLVAFLFSVPYLGVQLRASGDLFHVLTDGMIGIEIGMFALSAIVMIYVASGGLRSVAYVDCAQCILLALGIVILGGIAISFAGGWGGFTDGLAAYVKQDLVSGQKLTPAGHSNIVAMPGTIQAVSSGAEAQGSVWTGMMCLTYMFALMGIQSSPAFSMWCFSNKTSEPFRWQQVVASSIIIGIILFSFTIFQGIGGNILIANGIFESANDKNLVPQLINLLTDAAPWLVGLLAVCALAAMQSTGAAYMSTFSGMVTRDLYKQYVAPDASDSVQKLCGRIFVIVVTVVALFVAAQFTGAIVMLGGLAVAYGFQMYPALMGVCYFPWLTRKGVVWGLVAGLIAVTLTDRTVAVFGLPWGAFPLTIHSAGWGIFANLIIALLVSKFGSENNGEREKREKHHAFIQAVSGLTEDQKKWVTPAWILTVLWFLIGFGPFATVGNTLFSDPNTPATWAPFGLPSLWVWQLLMLIFGIFVMWMLAFKVGLSKPVPIEDVTSQRKAFFEK is encoded by the coding sequence GTGGACGCAAAACTAATCTGGCTTTTTGCTTTTGTGGGACTTTACTGGGCTTATTGCCTCTTCTGGGGCGTCAGAGGTGCCATTTCTTCACGCACATCAACCGACTACTTCGTGGCCGGGCGCACCATTGGCTTATGGGTATTTGTTCTCGCGGCCACCGCCACCAGCTTTTCCGGCTGGACCTTTGTAGGACATCCAGGCAAAATCCTCATCGATGGCCTGCCCTACGCATTCGCTTCCTTCTACGCCCTCACAATTCCCTTTACTGGCGTGCTCTTTTTGCGCCGCCAATGGATCGTTGGTCGGGCATTTGAACACATTACCCCCGGCGAAATGTACACCACCTATTACGGTGGCAATGCCATGCGCCTGCTTACGGTTCTCGTAGCCTTCCTCTTTTCAGTACCCTACCTCGGCGTACAACTCCGCGCCTCTGGCGACCTCTTCCACGTACTCACCGACGGCATGATCGGCATTGAAATTGGTATGTTTGCCCTCTCCGCCATTGTTATGATCTACGTCGCATCCGGCGGTCTTCGCTCCGTAGCCTATGTTGACTGCGCCCAGTGCATCTTGCTCGCCCTCGGCATTGTCATCCTGGGAGGCATCGCCATCAGCTTTGCAGGAGGTTGGGGCGGATTTACCGACGGCCTTGCAGCCTATGTCAAACAAGACCTCGTATCGGGTCAAAAACTCACCCCTGCCGGCCACTCGAACATCGTGGCTATGCCGGGAACTATCCAGGCCGTATCTTCAGGCGCCGAAGCACAGGGCAGTGTCTGGACCGGCATGATGTGCCTCACCTACATGTTTGCGCTCATGGGCATCCAATCCTCCCCCGCCTTTTCCATGTGGTGCTTTTCCAACAAAACCAGCGAACCCTTCCGCTGGCAGCAAGTCGTGGCATCCTCGATTATCATCGGCATCATCCTCTTCTCCTTCACCATCTTTCAGGGCATTGGGGGCAACATCCTCATTGCAAATGGTATCTTTGAATCCGCCAATGACAAAAACCTCGTCCCCCAACTCATCAACCTGCTCACCGACGCGGCTCCCTGGCTCGTCGGCTTGCTCGCGGTTTGTGCCCTCGCCGCAATGCAATCCACAGGTGCTGCTTATATGTCCACCTTCTCCGGCATGGTCACGCGAGACCTCTACAAACAATACGTCGCCCCCGACGCATCGGACAGCGTACAAAAACTCTGTGGGCGCATCTTTGTCATCGTCGTCACAGTGGTCGCGCTATTCGTCGCCGCGCAATTCACCGGCGCCATCGTCATGCTCGGCGGTCTGGCCGTTGCCTACGGTTTCCAGATGTACCCAGCTCTCATGGGCGTATGTTACTTTCCCTGGCTCACCCGCAAAGGCGTGGTCTGGGGCCTTGTTGCCGGTCTTATTGCCGTCACCTTGACCGACCGCACAGTGGCTGTATTTGGACTACCCTGGGGCGCATTCCCGCTCACCATTCACAGTGCGGGCTGGGGCATATTCGCCAACCTGATCATTGCCCTGCTCGTCTCAAAATTTGGTTCAGAAAACAACGGAGAACGCGAAAAACGCGAAAAACATCACGCCTTTATCCAGGCCGTCTCTGGCCTCACCGAAGACCAGAAGAAATGGGTGACACCGGCGTGGATCCTCACCGTTTTGTGGTTCCTCATTGGCTTCGGACCTTTTGCCACGGTTGGCAACACCCTCTTTTCCGATCCCAATACCCCGGCCACATGGGCGCCTTTTGGTTTGCCCTCGCTCTGGGTCTGGCAACTCCTCATGCTGATCTTTGGTATCTTTGTCATGTGGATGCTCGCCTTCAAAGTCGGTCTCTCAAAGCCCGTTCCCATTGAAGATGTAACCTCGCAACGCAAAGCGTTTTTTGAAAAATAA
- a CDS encoding mandelate racemase/muconate lactonizing enzyme family protein: protein MIITHVRAVQPDADRAPAGWRGTIGQILVRIDTDDGLSGYGVGGGGPAGIHVVQTVLREVLIGANAEDVEGLWDAMYRHTAAYGRKGIAMMAISGVDLALWDLRGKRANKPLVEVLGGTRMAVPSYRTGWSRDDLEGALALGYKALKFGIGGMDPHSELDAIADFFADVRSVVGNDIQLMCDASMGWDVEGTLRAADRLAELNLDWLEEPLLPEDFGGYERLMRESPIPIASGEHEYTARGFEALMQRGLHAIYQPDVCWCGGLTELVKIYALAKEYDVEVCPHRGGEVWALHAIVALDPDPLAESGRPWMTWVRDQPEVVDGKMAPGEGPGFGVWFDDDLWK from the coding sequence ATGATCATTACACATGTTCGCGCAGTGCAGCCCGATGCGGATCGCGCACCTGCTGGTTGGCGCGGAACGATTGGACAGATTCTGGTGCGGATTGATACGGATGATGGGTTGTCGGGATACGGTGTTGGTGGAGGCGGTCCGGCGGGTATTCACGTGGTTCAGACGGTGTTGCGCGAGGTCTTGATCGGCGCGAATGCCGAGGATGTCGAGGGGTTGTGGGATGCGATGTATCGCCATACCGCGGCCTATGGTCGCAAGGGGATTGCGATGATGGCGATTAGTGGTGTGGATTTGGCATTGTGGGATTTACGGGGCAAGCGGGCGAATAAACCGCTTGTCGAAGTGCTGGGAGGAACGCGAATGGCAGTGCCGTCGTATCGCACGGGGTGGTCTCGGGATGATCTTGAGGGCGCACTCGCGCTGGGTTATAAGGCTTTAAAATTTGGCATTGGCGGGATGGATCCCCACAGTGAATTGGATGCGATAGCTGATTTTTTTGCGGATGTGCGGTCAGTTGTTGGCAACGATATTCAATTGATGTGCGATGCGTCAATGGGGTGGGATGTGGAGGGCACGTTGCGCGCTGCGGATCGGTTGGCTGAGCTCAATTTGGACTGGTTGGAAGAGCCGCTTTTGCCAGAGGATTTTGGCGGCTATGAACGGTTGATGCGCGAGAGTCCCATTCCCATCGCGAGTGGCGAGCACGAATATACGGCGCGTGGGTTTGAGGCGCTGATGCAAAGGGGGTTACACGCTATTTATCAACCGGATGTGTGCTGGTGCGGGGGATTGACAGAGTTGGTGAAAATTTACGCGTTGGCAAAGGAGTACGATGTTGAGGTGTGTCCACATCGCGGGGGAGAGGTGTGGGCGCTGCACGCGATTGTCGCGCTCGATCCCGATCCGCTGGCCGAAAGTGGACGCCCCTGGATGACGTGGGTGCGCGATCAGCCGGAAGTTGTGGATGGCAAAATGGCACCAGGTGAGGGGCCGGGTTTTGGGGTGTGGTTCGACGATGATCTGTGGAAATAA
- a CDS encoding phytanoyl-CoA dioxygenase family protein produces the protein MTTPNWNILPKETIREFDENGCLIVRRALDQKTVAHLLETCDRLIGSDKKTNRQTRENGYYDGFRNCIALDDAFLPLLTHPTIFPMVVQFLGAYLHLTTSHLIYKHPDPPGTPDFARAPNWHRDYGRLNNDLQHAAPRGMLKCAYYLTDLTEPNAGATLVVPGSNLLRDPLDIPPNGDPEGAFEPHLEPGDCLIFENRTYHAGGVNLSDQTRKVIMFGYGYRWLAPIDYRVQPQSLLDKLDPLSQYLLGETLVKTEEYQTSGGETPLKPWCEQNNLPLVRPPVWQEDLALA, from the coding sequence ATGACCACCCCAAATTGGAATATCCTTCCCAAAGAAACCATCCGGGAATTTGATGAAAATGGCTGTTTGATCGTGCGCCGGGCACTCGATCAAAAAACAGTCGCACACTTGCTCGAAACATGCGACCGACTCATCGGCAGTGACAAAAAAACAAACCGACAAACGCGCGAGAATGGATATTACGATGGCTTTCGCAACTGCATCGCCTTAGACGATGCCTTTTTGCCACTCCTCACACATCCTACAATCTTTCCCATGGTCGTGCAATTCCTCGGCGCATATCTTCACCTCACCACCTCACACCTGATTTACAAACACCCCGACCCGCCCGGCACGCCTGATTTTGCCCGAGCGCCAAACTGGCATCGCGATTACGGTCGCCTCAACAACGACCTCCAACACGCGGCGCCTCGGGGCATGCTCAAATGCGCTTATTACCTCACGGACCTCACCGAACCCAATGCGGGCGCCACACTCGTCGTGCCCGGCAGTAATCTCTTGCGAGATCCCCTCGACATTCCCCCAAATGGCGATCCAGAAGGCGCATTCGAACCGCATCTCGAACCCGGCGACTGTCTCATCTTTGAAAACCGAACCTATCACGCCGGCGGTGTCAACCTCTCCGACCAGACCCGCAAAGTCATCATGTTTGGATATGGCTACAGATGGCTCGCCCCCATAGATTACCGCGTACAACCCCAATCGCTATTGGACAAACTCGATCCACTGAGCCAGTACCTCCTTGGCGAAACACTGGTCAAAACAGAAGAATATCAAACCAGTGGTGGTGAAACCCCGCTCAAACCCTGGTGCGAACAAAACAACCTGCCCCTCGTCAGACCACCAGTCTGGCAAGAAGATCTGGCTCTTGCCTGA
- a CDS encoding glucose 1-dehydrogenase — MGLLDGKVAIITGGASGIGRATARLFVEEGAQVVIADIQDDKGRTVAEELGHNAIFQHTNVRREPDIKAMINLAVTHFGHLDCLFNNAGYGGVAGPVEETSMRGFDKTVSILLRGVFMGIKHAAPVMKKQGSGSIISTGSVAGLRTGYAPHVYSACKAAVIHLTRTTAMELGPHNIRVNCICPGGIATPIFAPALDLAPEESDKAYQLMTEKLAGGQPIHRAGQPEDIAHAALYLASDHASFVNGHALVVDGGLIGGQKWDRSWIAREGLTSDEDIGEEGE; from the coding sequence ATGGGACTACTCGATGGAAAAGTAGCGATCATCACGGGTGGCGCGAGCGGCATTGGTCGCGCCACCGCTCGCCTCTTTGTCGAAGAAGGCGCGCAAGTCGTCATCGCAGACATCCAGGACGATAAAGGCCGGACTGTTGCAGAAGAACTCGGTCACAACGCCATCTTCCAGCACACCAATGTGAGACGGGAACCCGATATCAAAGCAATGATTAACCTCGCCGTCACGCATTTTGGACACCTGGATTGCCTCTTTAATAACGCCGGATACGGCGGTGTGGCGGGACCTGTTGAAGAAACATCCATGCGGGGTTTTGACAAAACCGTAAGCATTCTCCTGCGCGGCGTCTTCATGGGCATCAAACACGCGGCTCCCGTGATGAAAAAACAGGGATCGGGCAGCATCATCAGCACGGGTTCCGTCGCGGGCCTTCGCACGGGCTATGCGCCGCATGTGTACAGCGCGTGTAAAGCCGCCGTCATACACCTCACCCGGACAACGGCAATGGAATTGGGACCACACAACATCCGCGTCAACTGTATATGCCCGGGCGGCATTGCCACTCCCATATTTGCCCCGGCATTGGACCTCGCGCCCGAAGAATCGGACAAAGCATATCAACTCATGACCGAAAAACTCGCTGGCGGACAGCCTATCCATCGCGCGGGTCAGCCCGAAGACATCGCACACGCAGCCCTCTATCTCGCCAGTGATCACGCCTCATTTGTCAACGGTCACGCCCTCGTTGTCGATGGCGGCCTCATCGGCGGTCAAAAATGGGACAGATCCTGGATCGCCCGAGAGGGGCTTACATCTGATGAGGACATAGGTGAAGAAGGAGAATGA
- a CDS encoding ABC transporter permease, which produces MNHLSRFAPLLGLFAVYGLFAILGPDSFSSGRNLETIARQTAIVGTAALGMTLVIIAGGIDLSVGSIIALTTVTIAASLQAGLSPPVAALIGILTGALCGLVNGLIITRFRVVPFIVTLGTLLLVRGIAKGLAGEQKIDAPLTYLIDLLAALPRGAWWIFPPGVWLLIILALLTGGFLAYTRPGKHIVAIGSNENTARLCGIRVEATKLLVYALAGTSAGIAGLLQFSRLTVGDPTVAVGLELDVIAAVVIGGGSLSGGEGSVLGSVVGALIMTVIRSGCSQMGLPNWVQEIVTGIIIVIAVAVDRLRHRER; this is translated from the coding sequence GTGAATCATCTATCGCGCTTTGCCCCTCTGCTCGGCCTCTTTGCAGTGTACGGCCTATTCGCCATTCTCGGTCCCGACAGCTTTAGCAGCGGGCGCAACCTCGAAACCATCGCGCGTCAAACAGCCATTGTAGGCACGGCAGCGCTCGGCATGACCCTCGTCATCATTGCCGGAGGCATTGACCTATCTGTCGGCTCCATCATAGCCCTAACCACCGTCACCATCGCCGCATCGCTCCAGGCTGGTCTGTCACCCCCTGTTGCCGCGCTCATCGGCATACTCACAGGCGCGCTGTGTGGCCTTGTCAACGGCCTGATCATCACCCGTTTTCGCGTTGTGCCCTTTATCGTCACACTCGGCACGCTACTGCTCGTGCGCGGCATTGCCAAAGGACTGGCCGGCGAACAAAAAATCGACGCCCCCCTCACCTATCTCATCGACCTGCTCGCAGCACTACCGCGAGGTGCGTGGTGGATATTCCCACCCGGCGTATGGCTCCTCATCATCCTCGCCCTGCTCACCGGCGGATTCCTCGCCTATACCCGCCCTGGCAAACACATCGTCGCCATTGGATCCAACGAGAACACAGCTCGCCTGTGCGGCATCCGCGTCGAAGCCACCAAGTTACTCGTCTATGCCCTCGCCGGAACATCCGCGGGCATAGCCGGACTCCTCCAATTTTCTCGTCTCACCGTAGGCGATCCCACGGTCGCCGTTGGCCTCGAACTCGACGTCATCGCAGCCGTTGTCATCGGCGGGGGCAGCCTCTCGGGCGGCGAAGGCTCAGTACTCGGCAGCGTAGTCGGCGCACTGATCATGACCGTCATCCGCTCTGGCTGTTCACAAATGGGCTTGCCAAATTGGGTGCAAGAAATCGTCACCGGTATTATTATAGTCATCGCCGTGGCAGTCGATAGACTGAGACATCGAGAAAGATAG
- a CDS encoding sugar ABC transporter ATP-binding protein, translating into MSSIPKHPRFAMRGIRKAFGATVALDNVDFAVSPGEIHALIGENGAGKSTLMKVLSGALQPDAGEMTVDGSPFAPANSLQARQQGVAMIYQELSLAPHLTVAENVLLGMEITRRGLLQKSDMHALVQNALTELDHADIDPHARVSTLTIAERQIVEIARALSVQCRVLVLDEPTSSLTRADADRLFRVMQRLKARNLAIVYISHFLEEIKEIADQFTVLRDGKKAGSGLVAQTPIPDIVHLMVGRQIDDFFPRTNRTPCESLLDLTDLAGAPLPHSASLVLHRGEVLGIGGLIGAGRTELLRAIFGLDPIRKGNITFAHNTARATPAQRLAQGMGLLSEDRKEEGLAQSMSLTDNLTLSHLPRGIILPKKLRAIAQQWISRLGIRTSGPAQSIANLSGGNQQKVALARLLHHDVDCLLLDEPTRGIDIASKADIYHLIDQLATQGKAILLVSSYLPELLGICDRIAVMYRGQLGPAHPVDKCSEHSLMLEATGQEVAL; encoded by the coding sequence ATGTCGTCCATTCCCAAACATCCGCGCTTTGCCATGCGCGGCATTCGCAAAGCCTTTGGCGCAACCGTCGCGCTCGACAATGTCGATTTTGCCGTTTCACCCGGCGAAATCCACGCCCTCATCGGCGAAAATGGCGCGGGCAAAAGCACCCTGATGAAAGTGCTATCGGGAGCCTTGCAACCCGATGCCGGGGAAATGACCGTTGACGGATCGCCCTTCGCACCTGCCAATTCCCTCCAGGCACGCCAGCAGGGCGTAGCCATGATCTATCAAGAACTCTCCCTCGCGCCCCATCTAACCGTTGCAGAAAACGTCCTCCTCGGAATGGAAATCACGCGACGCGGGTTATTGCAAAAATCAGACATGCACGCCCTTGTCCAAAACGCGCTGACAGAACTCGACCATGCCGACATCGATCCCCACGCACGCGTGAGCACCCTCACCATTGCCGAAAGACAAATCGTAGAAATTGCACGCGCACTCTCTGTTCAATGCCGCGTCCTCGTCCTCGACGAACCCACCAGCAGCCTCACGCGCGCAGATGCCGACCGTTTATTTCGCGTGATGCAACGCCTGAAAGCGCGGAATTTGGCAATCGTCTATATCTCGCACTTCCTCGAAGAAATCAAAGAGATCGCCGATCAATTCACAGTTCTGCGCGACGGCAAAAAAGCCGGCAGCGGTTTGGTCGCTCAAACTCCTATACCCGATATCGTTCACCTCATGGTAGGCCGGCAGATCGACGACTTTTTTCCCCGTACCAATCGCACACCGTGCGAATCACTCCTCGACCTCACAGATCTCGCTGGAGCCCCTCTCCCTCACAGCGCATCTCTCGTCCTGCACCGCGGAGAAGTACTCGGCATCGGTGGACTCATCGGTGCTGGCCGCACAGAACTTTTGCGCGCCATCTTTGGCCTTGACCCCATCCGCAAAGGCAATATCACCTTCGCGCACAACACTGCCCGAGCAACACCTGCACAGCGCCTCGCCCAGGGAATGGGATTACTCAGCGAAGACCGCAAAGAAGAGGGCCTCGCCCAATCGATGAGTCTGACCGATAATCTCACCCTGTCGCACTTGCCCAGAGGGATCATCTTACCCAAAAAACTGCGCGCCATTGCCCAACAGTGGATATCTCGCCTTGGCATTCGCACATCGGGACCTGCACAATCCATTGCGAATCTCTCCGGTGGCAACCAGCAAAAAGTCGCGCTCGCCCGCCTGCTCCACCACGACGTAGATTGCCTCCTTCTGGACGAACCCACGCGCGGTATTGACATTGCCAGCAAAGCCGACATCTACCACCTGATTGACCAGCTCGCAACACAGGGCAAAGCCATACTCCTCGTAAGCAGTTACCTGCCCGAACTCCTCGGGATATGCGACCGCATCGCCGTCATGTACCGTGGTCAACTCGGCCCGGCGCATCCTGTTGACAAATGCAGCGAACACAGCCTCATGCTCGAAGCGACCGGACAGGAGGTCGCACTGTGA
- a CDS encoding thioredoxin family protein, with the protein MQARHTLIALAFLFTTAPAFAATVEVEGEGTPALYVVKVHADWCGSCKALVPILDEVRETMSAEPVLFLTLDVTDADRTGQARLLAAALGIEQHLKTNNKTGLVLIINPADKALMETLTKENTADEMIGKIEGHIAETAEEDEDMDM; encoded by the coding sequence ATGCAAGCCCGACACACCCTCATCGCCCTCGCCTTTTTATTCACCACAGCCCCTGCCTTTGCAGCCACCGTCGAAGTAGAAGGCGAAGGCACGCCAGCCCTGTACGTGGTCAAAGTACACGCCGACTGGTGCGGCTCCTGTAAGGCACTGGTGCCCATTCTCGACGAAGTCCGAGAAACCATGTCTGCCGAGCCTGTTCTCTTTCTCACCCTGGACGTGACCGACGCAGATCGCACCGGCCAGGCTCGCCTGCTGGCCGCAGCCCTCGGTATAGAGCAACACCTCAAAACCAATAACAAGACCGGGCTGGTCCTGATCATCAACCCCGCGGACAAGGCTCTGATGGAAACCCTGACTAAGGAAAACACCGCCGATGAAATGATCGGCAAAATTGAAGGCCATATTGCCGAAACTGCGGAAGAGGACGAGGACATGGACATGTGA